The genomic window GCTAACCTAACACTCACCGGTCAATAAAATTTTGGGTCTTTGTTTGAAGCTAGCATTAAGGCGGGGATCATAGTACAAGTATTATGTATGAGCTCAGTATTCAGGAGAGTGATTATCGATTAATGAATGCTCTGATACACTTGGGTTGTTAATTTCGAAGAACAAGATAAAAAAACGAAGATACAAAATTGTAGAAGAATAAGAGAATAAGAGAATAATAAAAGATCTACTAAAGTGAAAGCTAAATAAGCTCgatgaataaataaattcaaatatataataaatcaaattaaaaaaaaaaattaataatatatcaattaatattatataaatacagtCTCCTAACACaccatcaaaaaaatatataaaaaaaataaataaattaaaaataaaataaaaacatataaataaaaaagtaataaaaacaacaaaaacaaaaaatactggtGTACAAGCAATTCGTTTCTCGTTTGCCAGTGTGGACAATCGAACAGTTTAAGtgattaacaacaacaacaacataaaaccaaaaaataatttcaaaaattttatttcagtatTAAAAACGTATAAGAAATACTAAATGTGAATAAAGAACAGTGCAGAAGAACTGAGACTTTGTGATTTACATAAAAAGCGCTtgtgataaaaacaaaaataaaaccttAATACTAAGAAACCATTTCTTATCGAATCAAAAGACTTGAAAACACTTCAAAAATCGAAACCAACTTGTATCCAACGGACATACACACAGTAATTAGCAATGGATATTGATTACCTCGCCTACCTGGAGACCTTTTGGGCCTACTTCCCCTACCTCTTCTACAGCTTTGTCTTCCTCACGCTCATACCGAAATCGCTGCGCCGCATCAAAACTTTCGCCGACGCCGACTACGAAGCCAATCGTCACAAATACCATCGCTGCTATGCGCCCGACATCTGCTGTCACACAATGGGCGAAGCGCTGCCCAAGCCGAAGCCACGCAAAGCCGTAACACGCGTCTACCCGAAACGACACAGCACGGCGGGCACCACCAACACCGAAGCATACTACGGCAGTAAACAGGACGCGACGCCGACAGTCAATCACATTAAAAGACAAGTAGAACCGGCGTCCATACAAACCAACACGCATGTCAATCAAATTGCGAAAATGTTCGAGAATGTGCCAACGGTGACGGTGTCACCCGCGCTGTTGGGCAAGAAAATCAACCGCGTCACACCAACCATACAATCGCTGGATGAACCCACCAGCGCCATTGAAGACGTCACGCATGCATCGCCATCAACGCCAAAGTCAACGCTGAATGCATCGCGCCTGTCGCAGCTCCTCTCACAGGAGCAACTGGAGAATTCGCTGAGTTTGTTGCAAGAGACAAACACGGATGAAGAACAGAATTGCTGGCGCGACTCACCGCCGCGACGCACAAAACGCCGCGTCGATGCGCCCACCGCGCTGCACTACAACGGCGCCGGCACATCGACAACGCCATCGACCGCCTCGCCAGTCGCCTCGTCACCACCCTCCGACTCACCGCCACTATCCGCCTCGCCGCTCGCCTCATCGCCGGTGCTCTTCCGTCCGCAACTGAGTATGAAATCCAGTTTGGAGGACATTTTCGCCGCCATCGCGCGCAACGCGGAGAAAACTGAGAATTTCATCTATGCCGGCTGCAAGTCGCTGTCGCCCGTCACCTCCATCGATGACATACTGTCGCAGCGTCGTCTGTCGCGTCCGCTCTCCGCTTACTCAATCAGCGATCTGTTGAATGAGGAGAGCAGCAACGCAGCCATGGATGAGGCGCGCGTGGAGAACTTTCTGTCAGTGCTGAACAAGACTTGAACGCGGCGCAAGCGCTAGTGCAAGTGCCAGCGCGCAACAGTTGGCGCGTTCACCATAtgcatacttgtatgtgtaaatgtgtgCGTAAATGTGTGCCGTATTGAAGTATATTTCGTGTGGTTGGGGCTGTGAAGTAGTTTATGCAATCAAGGATGGGTGTGTACGTTTAGTTAGCATGTGCTGGCTTTCTGCGCGCGCgcatgcatttgtgtgtgtatgtatgcgtagtTTACTGTAATATAAACCGTATGTGCATTAGCCTTAAGTTATATAGCGTTGTAAAAGTTGACAGCCAGCGTTTAGTAGTCGCGTCGCAGTGAAATGTCAAAGTGCCATGCAAACAACGcctcagcaacaacaacaacaaaaataaaaatatgtattaaaaacagCAAAAGCTGCCGCTTCACACATACTTGCATAGTTTGAGTTATGTGTGTTGCCAGCGCGCGCCCGGCTGGCAAGCGCTCCGGCGACAGCTGCAGCTGCAGCTGTGCCAGCGATGAGTCAGCGCGGCCAAAGCGCACGTCAATCACAAGTCAGCGCCTAAGTTTGCGGAATTCGAAAATGAAAAGAAGTTTCAaaggaaaaagtaaataaaaaaaatgattttcttctttaatatttttctatgcaaagcgcttagttgttgttgttgtagtgtagTGTGTGCAGCGTCCAGTAGGAAACAAAACTGTGAATatccaattaatttttatgactttATTATTGTGTAACGCTTTGTACGCGCATaaattgtagtttttattgCTCACACTGCAGTTACACGACTATTTAAATGATTACAGTTACAAGTTgcagtgtatgtatgtatgtatgtgtatatgacTTATTagaaactacatacatatttacatattgactTCAATCACTgcacaaataatttcaaatcacaaagtaaaaacaaaaacaaaaacgaaaaaataaaaaatccaacaacagcaattgaGCAGTTATTTACTAGTAACTACTTGACTAGTAAGCCAATAAATGCAGGAAGCAAGTCTTTTGCTTGTCTCAAGTCTTATCTAAGTATAATTATCTGTCAACTTAAAGCATTAAACTGTAGTCCAACTAATGCCTTGTCATTACTTTTACTTTAGCCTCGTTTACCCTCGTGTAAGCCACGCTAAGCGGCGCTGCATTTGTGCAATTGCCgctgaatttaaataaatatgcttattaaaattgtatttgttgtaaatgtTTGAGTATGAGCTGTActtattatgtaatatttatatgaattatGCAAATAGCTGAACTAtctattaaaatacatatgtatgtatgtacatccttACATGTAGATTGAATGGTGTTGATTACATTGCAGTTGTGACGCCTCTTTATTGCTAGTTTtgtacacacgtacatacatatgtatgtatgtatgtatttatatattttattttaaacgaaACTTTAATGCCAGTATCTCACGAACGACTAATACACCTGTATGTATAACGTTAACGattgtatatattaatttttttaagtattaacAAATGTATGAAgtgtaaataaatgaaaaataaaacgaactttgcttttgctatttttagcAACATTACTAAatggttttaatttattttttttttctgccaatttgttatttaagattttttttatttaagtatttattttagaaaatttgttattaaaattttatttattattttatttattattttattattttttatttattttttattatttttattttttatttatttttttttgaaaatttgttactgaatttttttttggaaattttgttattgaatttttttttgttttccttttggcaaattttttatttaagatttttttatatacatgtgtacatatacatatatatatatttttttttaaatttgttagtaaacatttttttatttatttattttttgaaaatttgttactgaatttttttaagttttttttttggaaattttgttattgaaatttaaaaaattttttttttttggaaatttgttattgaaataattgttttttcatttttttttacaaacatttttaattttgtaatacgAAAAGTTAGTGTTAGGGCGAGATTAATTTTCCGAAAAcagatatttttgtttaaaaaaatattaaaatttttaatttcatacttTTACTCATGAAATTATTAGTTTTAGAGCAAATGTTATTGGCGATTGAAGTTGTGATTGAGAAAAATACAGGggtttccaataagagtgatatgatttctttttaaacaaaaaaaataaaaacactaattgttaaggaatTTCAAGTCTAGGGAATactactaactggtcactgtcttgTGGCGGCACACGCCcgaggtatacatatgtatatggggcTGACACATCGAAAAGACTGCAAgtaatgtctagagcagggcacgAGGGAAACAATAGAGCATCTTTTGAGGACTTGTTCttcattggcaagactacgctgtaagcatctgggctccccacggtatgatacactagaGGAGATTTCGATAGTGAAGCCCCagaatctgttaaaattcgTATCAAGCGTAGGATGACTACTACTCTCGCACCTAGCCACTGAACTTCATCTGGTATCGTAAAAACCAacactggtctatgcgtggcttattggcttaccagactaacctaccttaaggaaattaaaatgttttttatttaacttgaagtacaatcgatacaattaagttttgaatataaaatgatTCAAATAGCCTCCCCAACTTCTTTTGTATGAACGAATTCGaggaacccaattttcgagtactttttccactaaatcaagtcgtatgtcatgaatagcatcttcaatattgatttctaaagctTGAAAAGAGTCTGGTTAATTGCTAAAAACAAATGATTTCCAATAACCACAAAAAAgtctaataatattaaatagcaacttcttggaggccattcaatatcacaatttcttgaaattatcCAATCTCCAAACCTTTCTCACAATAATTCGGTTATTgtacgtgctgtgtggcacgtgcCCTGTCTTCTTGGATCAAGATGTTGTCAAGGTCAACTACTTTCAATTGCGGTTATAAAAGGTTTGTTATCATCGCTCTATAGCGTTCTTCATTTACAGTACGGTCACCAGCTtgatttcgaaagaagtacggaccgatgattccaccagaccaaaaaccacatcaaactgtgatggttgttcatgaataatttgtgaattttcttCGCagcagaatcgacagttttgtttatttagcgCACCACTccgatgaaagtgagcctcaacTGTGAagaaagttttcttaaaaaaatcgttatcgttttcaagttgttccaaggcttaatcagcaaattcacgacgtttacggtggtcCAATAGCTTCAGTTCTTGACTGAGAACATTTTATACGGATGTAAGCTTAAATCCTTTCTTAAAATTCGCCAGGTTGTGACTTGAGACGTACCAATGCTTGACAACGTCTTGGAATCAACAatttgcggtcttcagcaacacggcactgaacggcagcaatatttttattatttcgagcggttctttgtcttattggcatttgaaaattatgtaatGAAAATGTACGgtcgaaattttcaataattccaCAGACATAGACGATTCTTACCACCATTAAATGTCAAAAACGTACGAAAATTGCAATTTGAGAACGattaatttgataataaaattgaaaattagcaaacgttgttcttgcgtatatctttccatgatgaaattgtaaacattattgaatacaatgaaaaataaattacagaTCTTGGCATATTAAAACtggccgaaacgacacttaaaaatcaaatatttgatattaggTAGGTAGAAGgtgtattataaaatatatcagAAAGCTTATGAATTTCTACTTTATGGGGCACCCAATATGTGCCAATCTAAATAAAGTGGTTTTtaggaatttgaaaaaaaaatgaatataaatctttaaaaacaaaatagttaCAATAATAATACTGACTTTCTGTAAACTATAAACAATTTCGGAATGATGTGTGCTTAGATTTAGTTGCTAAGCTAACCTCAAAGTGCAGGCCAGTAGTTCTCTTAAGTCACCCCTCTCTCGTCGAGAGATCATTTATCGATCAGCATTTTGCATTCGTGAAACAATTACAGAGAAAAACCACGTGTTCTGCAAGTCCCTAATAAGTTTTTAATCTAAACACCCGTTCAGCAGTTCATTCCACTTTGTTGCCATTACTCTGGGATCACGAATAATCAGTGTCCATTTGGTTAAGAGACGGCGATATAATTGAGCTGTTGTAAAGCAGGTTTAGgttttattacttaaatttattttggctTAGGTCAGGTTAGGTAAATAGTATGATTTCTCGCGAGGCCACAAAAAATCCACATGGAAAGATAGAACTGgttgctctccatgaatgtggatGTTATGACCAGAACTCCTAGGTATGGATCAAAAGGCCGTCGCATATTGGCAAAAATGCATAGAGCCTGTCACAAATTTATTGTTGCAACCAATTCGATGGATTCGTAAAAGGTTTGGCAACTCAAGCACTTTAACTATAGTTTGGCGAAAAGTGGTCAACGAAGGAGAAAGTGCCTAGATATACTTTAGACAacaatttgtacatatatactacatatgtatattagagtgattcaaaaaaaatattaaaaaaaatttcgtttggtactcggaaaaataggttcctagacacctccaAGAAAGcatctccaaacatgagtttttaattgtaacgggaaggtcctcctacatacaattttctattttttcttattatcagatagaaaatttatatctcgcttccaactacttaaaaaaatatcttgttccttatattttgtagaaaattgaatgctctacaagaAAGGTCTATTCtgatttttcgtaaacccaaacgtttaaaagatattaacagttaaagcttgattatttttgggaaaattttttatttcttataaattttataactcaatgaaaaaaaatgattataGAGTGATGtatcccgttacaattaaaaactcatgtttggagaggctttcttagaggtgtctaggaacctatttttccgagtaccaaacgaaaaaaaaaattttttttttgaatcactctaatttatgtatatgcatacatacatatgtatgtacatatgtatattgacagctTATCTTACTTCTAATGTGAATATGAAATGGAATGTTTTATCTTCCCAAAATTCGATCtcgttcttttctttttcacgCTCTCTTATTCTATTGAACTTTTCGTCAAGACGCTGTTCCCTCAATTTTAAGGCTCATTAAATAGATTGCAGAGAATATGCAGTGCTTTGATAGATTTTAACTGTTCTCTATTTTTACTATTCTAAGAAATCACTCTTCTAGATAGTCACGCACACTTTCCCACTTCTATGtaagttcatatgtatgtatagtttgtGTCTGAGTGTTGGCTTGTGTTTGAGTGCAATCAATTCAAAATTAtctttcatatttcttcaattgacgcaaattaatttatttaaagtgtGTACGCTATGAGCTAATAGCatcataaataataacaaattgagcggaaaacatttttatataaataacatgtacatatgtatacatatgagtatgtacatatatatttagtgcAAGAAAAGcgaattttgaagaaaatattcttatttgaaaaaactataaaaacttATACTTGTATTAGGGTGGTTTGATATCTTGCTCGAGTTATAgctaaatttgtatgtatataaaattcttattcTCAATACGTTCGTGGCATATATCGCTGTACAAATATGCCAATTAAAGTGCTGACCTAAATTTAGGAAGACGCTTGTATTTAAATGTGCATGgttgccaaatatttttaattaatagcaGCGGCAAATTGGAATACTTGTTATCTCTTCTAATTTGAGAAAAACTGGAAACTGGCtttaaaaagttattgaaattttGNNNNNNNNNNNNNNNNNNNNNNNNNNNNNNNNNNNNNNNNNNNNNNNNNNNNNNNNNNNNNNNNNNNNNNNNNNNNNNNNNNNNNNNNNNNNNNNNNNNNNNNNNNNNNNNNNNNNNNNNNNNNNNNNNNNNNNNNNNNNNNNNNNNNNNNNNNNNNNNNNNNNNNNNNNNNNNNNNNNNNNNNNNNNNNNNNNNNNNNNNNNNNNNNNNNNNNNNNNNNNNNNNNNNNNNNNNNNNNNNNNNNNNNNNNNNNNNNNNNNNNNNNNNNNNNNNNNNNNNNNNNNNNNNNNNNNNNNNNNNNNNNNNNNNNNNNNNNNNNNNNNNNNNNNNNNNNNNNNNNNNNNNNNNNNNNNNNNNNNNNNNNNNNNNNNNNNNNNNNNNNNNNNNNNNNNNNNNNNNNNNNNNNNNNNNNNNNNNNNNNNNNNNNNNNNNNNNNNCGCTCTAATGtacaaatcataaataaataatatctcAGCCAAAGTTCTTCAGAATGAACAATAGAAAATTTTCCGCACAAGCAATTTTGCGTTTATATTTTAGCTCCCTATAAATCGACCCACTCTAATGTAGAAATCATAAATACATAATCTCTCAGGCAAAGTTGCTCAAAATGAACCAAAGAAAATTTCCCGCATACACGaaaattttccgtttttttagCTGTCCAAAAATCGACTCGCTCTAATGTATAAATCATAAATACATAATCTCTCAGGCAAAGTTGCTCAGAATGAACCAAAGAAAATTTCCCGCACACACGaaaattttccgtttttttagCTGTccaaaaatcgacccgctctaatgcaTATACCGATGTTGCATTTACTGCAAAATTCGCTTGCGGCTTGCATTGGCGACAGCTTTTCAACGTTTCCActtgtgcgcatgcgcaaagtaaagaaaaaaaacagcattttttttcaatcagcCAGTCACCAGCACAGTGCACCGCTGTCGAACGGCCGTTGTTAATGCCACATTTCGAAATCGTGTCACGCAGTCAGCATTGTCACCTTCATCGTCCTCCTACTCCACTTTGGTGCGGAACAAGTTTGTCGCCGAACAAGTTTTCCATTCgtcgctgtgtgtgtgtgcgcggcCAATTTACGGCGCATAGTTCGGCGCATGCGCACCCAAGCCGCGCTGTGACAACCCACTGCTGCGGAAGGGAATACGAAACGCCGATGTAAATAATGTGACTTCGCGCTGCATGTGGTTGTGGCGAAGAAGGAGTCAGTCGGCTTTGCCAGCAATCAGCGTGCAGAAAACGTCAACTGTCCGCTAAATGCGAAAGTGACCGGCCATCAATGTGCCAGCGAccgactgactgactgactgcctTCGACTGAAATCGAAGGAAAGACGTTTTGCttgcacatttttcactttttctttagCAGGACTTAATTTGaagggaataaaattttgtggaaGTAGGTCACGTGGCAAGTTTTTTGCTGGTTGGCTAAGTAGAGGTTAAATGAGTTTAGGAAAGGTGAAAGAGTCTGCAAAGTTAGATATTTTGGGTTGATGCTTTAACATAAAATTCCATTTACAGTTAGAAAACAGAGAACCTACTGCTCCTAGAGAGAGTTTCAGTGAACCTACCTGTTCTAGAACCTCGTCTCATTATTGGTCGACCAAATGTCCCTAtttaaggaagaagaagaagcaaaattgaaaacaatatattt from Bactrocera tryoni isolate S06 chromosome 5, CSIRO_BtryS06_freeze2, whole genome shotgun sequence includes these protein-coding regions:
- the LOC120777515 gene encoding uncharacterized protein LOC120777515, which encodes MDIDYLAYLETFWAYFPYLFYSFVFLTLIPKSLRRIKTFADADYEANRHKYHRCYAPDICCHTMGEALPKPKPRKAVTRVYPKRHSTAGTTNTEAYYGSKQDATPTVNHIKRQVEPASIQTNTHVNQIAKMFENVPTVTVSPALLGKKINRVTPTIQSLDEPTSAIEDVTHASPSTPKSTLNASRLSQLLSQEQLENSLSLLQETNTDEEQNCWRDSPPRRTKRRVDAPTALHYNGAGTSTTPSTASPVASSPPSDSPPLSASPLASSPVLFRPQLSMKSSLEDIFAAIARNAEKTENFIYAGCKSLSPVTSIDDILSQRRLSRPLSAYSISDLLNEESSNAAMDEARVENFLSVLNKT